Proteins found in one Paraburkholderia caballeronis genomic segment:
- a CDS encoding TnsA endonuclease N-terminal domain-containing protein, whose translation MRNFLEQQPQFDATLDDYEEPRRKPRASGYRRQPYIRETASVAPKAAVGQIDLGRSPEHAKLIQQTDFQIFDLPRPFAMPPGLEVSPFDEYDWETGQQYESILEARTPSLATRGVFPSLKDDRVLQALSMGEFAIQFALMFHPYVVDIREQYPYYTDEAYQRALLAGKKMNRSDLLTFDLVLTYWNPMLRALRYHVVSVKHVSHVLEKKDRDREIKERTLGSGRDWTWEMLRSNATPMRELGNYAALWSMAKSEKVRHLYEPSRRLADGLMTHSVRGSMESVLERRARSMGISTDTSIHLFVSAVSHGFVPLDHSKRVDARLPIPLAA comes from the coding sequence ATGCGCAATTTTCTGGAGCAGCAACCTCAGTTCGACGCCACACTCGACGATTACGAAGAGCCTCGCCGCAAGCCCCGAGCGTCGGGCTACCGACGTCAGCCGTACATTCGAGAGACGGCGAGCGTCGCGCCAAAGGCTGCGGTTGGGCAAATCGACCTTGGTCGCTCACCCGAGCATGCCAAACTGATACAGCAGACCGACTTTCAAATCTTTGATTTGCCGCGTCCGTTCGCGATGCCTCCTGGACTCGAAGTATCGCCCTTTGATGAATACGACTGGGAAACTGGGCAACAGTACGAGTCAATACTCGAAGCGCGGACGCCATCACTCGCGACCCGAGGGGTGTTCCCGAGCCTCAAGGACGACCGCGTGCTCCAAGCTCTTTCGATGGGTGAATTCGCAATCCAGTTTGCGTTGATGTTTCATCCGTACGTGGTCGATATTCGTGAGCAGTATCCGTACTACACCGACGAAGCGTATCAACGAGCGCTGCTTGCCGGCAAAAAGATGAATCGCTCGGACCTTCTCACGTTCGACCTGGTGCTCACGTATTGGAATCCGATGTTGCGAGCGCTGCGCTACCACGTCGTGAGCGTTAAGCATGTCAGCCATGTTCTTGAGAAGAAGGATAGGGACCGCGAAATCAAGGAGCGCACGCTTGGCTCTGGCCGAGACTGGACGTGGGAGATGCTGCGCTCTAACGCGACCCCGATGAGAGAACTCGGGAACTACGCCGCGCTGTGGTCAATGGCAAAAAGTGAGAAGGTTCGTCATCTGTATGAACCTTCTCGAAGGCTTGCAGACGGGCTTATGACTCACAGCGTTCGGGGAAGCATGGAATCTGTACTCGAGCGCCGTGCACGCAGCATGGGCATCAGCACAGACACGTCCATTCATCTGTTTGTGTCGGCCGTATCACACGGATTCGTGCCCCTTGACCATTCGAAGCGCGTCGACGCGCGACTCCCGATTCCGCTCGCAGCCTAA